One region of Salinirubrum litoreum genomic DNA includes:
- a CDS encoding DUF6653 family protein, with amino-acid sequence MNPQPDDADESTDDPGGDRDGTDSDTDPATAAESAGTHAAETNGSRLTDALWARHANPLSGWSRVLTLPILMTGIYTRRPRLVAFALGFAVFNPVLFSPPDDADAWMTRVVLGERMYYRHREGRGAVDLLNYVNGPITAYAVYAAYRRRPVATVVATALSMATKFLFVGYVARYYEQNRERFPEDVPAFDRRDA; translated from the coding sequence GTGAACCCCCAGCCAGACGACGCCGACGAGTCGACGGACGACCCCGGCGGAGACAGAGACGGGACCGACAGCGACACCGACCCAGCGACCGCCGCCGAGAGTGCCGGAACCCACGCCGCCGAGACGAACGGGAGCCGACTCACCGACGCGCTGTGGGCACGCCACGCGAACCCACTCAGCGGTTGGTCGCGCGTCCTCACCCTTCCGATTCTGATGACCGGCATCTACACCCGGCGACCGCGTCTCGTCGCGTTCGCGCTGGGGTTCGCGGTGTTCAATCCCGTGTTGTTCTCCCCGCCCGACGACGCCGACGCGTGGATGACCCGCGTCGTCCTCGGCGAGCGCATGTACTACCGGCACCGCGAGGGTCGCGGGGCTGTCGACCTGCTGAACTACGTCAACGGCCCGATCACGGCCTACGCGGTCTACGCGGCCTACCGCAGACGACCGGTCGCCACCGTCGTCGCCACCGCACTGTCGATGGCGACGAAGTTCCTGTTCGTCGGCTACGTCGCGCGGTACTACGAGCAGAACCGGGAACGGTTCCCCGAGGACGTGCCCGCGTTCGACCGGCGGGATGCGTGA